From Amphiprion ocellaris isolate individual 3 ecotype Okinawa chromosome 10, ASM2253959v1, whole genome shotgun sequence, one genomic window encodes:
- the LOC111576799 gene encoding AP-2 complex subunit mu-A — translation MIGGLFIYNHKGEVLISRVYRDDIGRNAVDAFRVNVIHARQQVRSPVTNIARTSFFHVKRSNIWLAAVTKQNVNAAMVFEFLYKMCDVMTAYFGKISEENIKNNFVLIYELLDEILDFGYPQNSETGALKTFITQQGIKGQHQTKEEQSQITSQVTGQIGWRREGIKYRRNELFLDVLESVNLLMSPQGQVLSAHVSGRVVMKSYLSGMPECKFGMNDKIVIDKQGKGGASDDAGKSGKQSIAIDDCTFHQCVRLSKFDSERSISFIPPDGEYELMRYRTTKDIILPFRVIPLVREVGRTKLEVKVVIKSNFKPSLLAQKIEVRIPTPLNTSGVQVICMKGKAKYKASENAIVWKIKRMAGMKESQISAEIELLPTNDKKKWARPPISMNFEVPFAPSGLKVRYLKVFESKLNYSDHDVIKWVRYIGRSGIYETRC, via the exons ATGATTGGAGGACTGTTCATCTACAACCACAAGGGGGAGGTCCTCATCTCCCGCGTCTACCGAGATGACATAGG GCGTAATGCCGTGGATGCGTTCCGTGTGAACGTGATTCACGCCCGGCAGCAGGTTCGATCCCCGGTGACCAACATTGCCCGCACCAGCTTCTTCCATGTCAAGCGCTCCAACATCTGGTTGGCGGCCGTCACCAAGCAGAATGTCAACGCTGCCATGGTGTTCGAGTTCCTTTACAAAATGTGCGATGTTATGACGGCCTACTTTGGCAAGATCAGCGAGGAGAACATCAAGAACAACTTTGTGCTCATCTACGAGCTGCTCGATG AGATCCTGGACTTTGGCTACCCCCAGAACTCAGAGACTGGAGCACTGAAGACCTTCATCACCCAGCAGGGCATTAAGGGACAG CACCAG ACAAAAGAGGAACAGTCTCAAATCACCAGCCAGGTGACGGGGCAGATCGGCTGGCGTCGCGAGGGCATCAAGTATCGCCGCAATGAGCTTTTCCTGGATGTACTGGAAAGCGTCAATCTGCTCATGTCACCACAAG GCCAGGTTCTGAGCGCCCACGTGTCGGGCCGAGTAGTGATGAAGAGCTACCTGAGTGGAATGCCGGAATGCAAATTTGGCATGAATGACAAGATTGTCATCGACAAGCAGGGCAAGGGAGGAGCGTCCGACGATGCAGGGAAGAG TGGGAAGCAGTCCATAGCCATCGACGACTGTACTTTCCACCAGTGTGTGCGTCTCAGTAAGTTTGACTCGGAGCGTAGCATCAGCTTCATCCCCCCTGATGGAGAGTATGAGCTCATGAG ATATCGCACCACTAAGGACATCATCCTGCCGTTCCGAGTTATTCCTCTGGTCAGGGAGGTTGGCCGCACTAAACTGGAGGTTAAAGTGGTCATCAAGTCCAACTTCAAACCCTCTCTGCTGGCTCAGAAGATTGAG GTGCGCATCCCAACACCCCTCAACACCAGCGGCGTGCAGGTGATTTGTATGAAGGGAAAAGCCAAGTACAAGGCCAGTGAGAATGCCATCGTGTGGAA gaTCAAACGCATGGCTGGGATGAAGGAGTCTCAGATCAGTGCTGAGATTGAGCTGCTGCCAACCAACGATAAGAAGAAATGGGCCAGGCCTCCCATCTCTATGAACTTTGAg GTTCCTTTCGCTCCATCTGGTCTGAAGGTGCGCTACTTGAAGGTGTTTGAGTCCAAGCTCAACTACAGTGACCACGACGTCATCAAATGGGTGCGGTACATCGGCCGCTCCGGCATCTACGAAACCCGCTGCTAA
- the LOC111576801 gene encoding segment polarity protein dishevelled homolog DVL-3-like has product MGETKIIYHLDDQETPYLVKLSVPADKVTLADFKNVLKKPNYKFFFKSMDDDFGVVKEEISDDNAKLPCFNGRVVSWLVSGDGAHTDTGSVADSLEPAPPLERTGGIGDSRPPSYHGKAASGRDSLDNDTETGSMVSQRRERERPRRKHANDHGGRQNGYSSRPMGRGGPEYDSCSSFMSSELESTSCFDSEDDDATSRFSSSTEQSSSRLMRRHRRRRRKPKASNMDRSSSFSSITDSTMSLNIITVTLNMEKYNFLGISIVGQSNERGDGGIYIGSIMKGGAVAADGRIEPGDMLLQVNDINFENMSNDDAVRVLRDIVHKPGPITLTVAKCWDPNPRSCFALPRSEPIRPIDPAAWVSHTAAMTGVYPPYGMSPSMSTVTSTSSSISSSIPETERFDDFHLSIHSDMATVAKAMACPESGLEVRDRMWLKITIANAFIGSDVVDWLFHHVEGFSDRREARKYASNLLKAGYIRHTVNKITFSEQCYYIFGDLCGNMTHLSLHDHDGSSGGASDQDTLPPLPHPGAAPWPMALPYQFPIPHPYDLPQPFHGGPGAGSAGSQHSGSSGSNCSKNEGRKSGGSGSESEVRSHRAPSERSMAPPSERSIRSSVSHRSANSHSIAFGPGLVYGPPGLPPQPPHLATTAPGAPPGRELTSVPPELTASRQSLRMAVGNAGEFFVDVM; this is encoded by the exons ATGGGGGAGACCAAAATTATCTACCACCTCGACGACCAGGAGACACCGTATCTGGTGAAACTGTCGGTACCGGCGGACAAAGTCACTCTGGCAGACTTCAAAAATGTCCTCAAGAAACCAAATTACAAATTCTTCTTCAAATCTATGGACGATGACTTCGG TGTGGTGAAAGAAGAAATATCTGACGACAACGCAAAGCTGCCCTGCTTCAATGGACGTGTGGTGTCATGG TTGGTCTCTGGAGATGGcgcccacacagacacaggctCAGTGGCAGATAGTTTGGAGCCAGCACCACCTTTGGAGAGGACCGGGGGCATTGGAGACTCAAGACCTCCCTCCTACCA TGGGAAAGCAGCAAGCGGTCGGGACAGTCTGGACAACGACACAGAGACCGGCTCCATGGTGTCGCaaagaagagagagggagagaccgCGACGGAAACACGCCAACGACCACG GTGGGAGACAGAATGGTTATTCATCTCGACCAATGGGACGTGGAGGCCCCGAGTACGACAGCTGTTCGTCCTTCATGAGCAGCGAGCTGGAGTCCACTTCCTGCTTCGATTCGGAGGATGATGACGCAACCAGCAG GTTTAGTAGCTCCACTGAGCAGAGCTCTTCTCGTCTAATGAGACGACACCGCCGTCGCCGACGGAAACCTAAAGCTTCCAATATGGACAGG TCTTCATCATTTAGCAGCATCACAGACTCCACCATGTCCCTGAACATTATCACCGTCACTCTTAACATGG AGAAGTACAACTTCTTGGGCATCAGTATTGTGGGGCAGAGTAATGAGAGGGGAGATGGAGGAATCTACATCGGCTCTATCATGAAGGGAGGAGCTGTGGCTGCAGATGGACGCATAGAGCCTGGGGACATGTTGTTGCAG GTGAACGACATCAACTTCGAGAACATGAGCAATGATGATGCTGTCCGAGTACTGAGAGACATTGTGCACAAGCCAGG CCCCATTACTCTGACTGTTGCAAAGTGCTGGGATCCAAACCCCCGGAGCTGCTTTGCTCTGCCCAGAA GTGAGCCAATCCGGCCCATTGATCCAGCTGCATGGGTGTCCCACACGGCAGCCATGACCGGAGTTTACCCTCCATATGGCATGAGCCCTTCCATGAGCACTGTCACCTCCACCAGCTCTTCCATCAGCAGCTCTATCCCTGAGACTGAAC GATTTGATGACTTCCACCTCTCAATCCACAGCGACATGGCAACAGTTGCTAAGGCCATGGCCTGCCCAGAGTCAGGACTGGAGGTGCGAGACAGGATGTGGCTCAAGATAACCATCGCTAACGCCTTTATTG GTTCTGACGTGGTGGACTGGCTCTTCCATCACGTGGAAGGATTCTCAGATCGCCGTGAGGCCCGTAAATATGCCAGCAACCTGCTAAAGGCTGGCTACATCAGACATACAGTCAACAAGATCACCTTCTCTGAACAGTGCTACTACATCTTTGGAGACCTCTGTGGCA ATATGACCCACTTGTCTCTCCATGATCATGATGGTTCCAGTGGGGGTGCCTCAGATCAAGACActctcccccctctgcctcaCCCCGGGGCAGCCCCCTGGCCCATGGCCCTGCCCTACCAGTTCCCTATTCCACACCCGTATGACCTGCCGCAGCCCTTCCATGGGGGACCAGGCGCTGGCAGTGCAGGAAGCCAGCACAGTG GAAGCAGTGGTTCTAACTGCAGCAAGAACGAGGGTCGGAAGTCCGGCGGCAGTGGCAGCGAGTCTGAGGTCAGGAGCCACCGAGCTCCAAGTGAGCGCTCCATGGCTCCCCCTAGTGAACGAAGCATCCGTAGCTCTGTCAGCCACCGCAGTGCCAACTCCCACTCGATAGCCTTCGGGCCTGGCCTTGTTTATGGCCCCCCTGGCCTGCCCCCTCAGCCCCCACATCTGGCTACAACTGCACCTGGTGCCCCACCAGGCAGAGAGCTCACCTCGGTGCCGCCTGAGCTCACTGCCTCGCGCCAGTCTCTCCGCATGGCGGTGGGCAATGCAGGAGAGTTCTTTGTTGATGTGATGTGA